A window of Sphingobium herbicidovorans contains these coding sequences:
- a CDS encoding alpha/beta fold hydrolase produces the protein MKSSPTPAHSALAQRVAAPQHGPRPLPLFLSILWRETEGSPELRRLAFQGLRKYQNAVRPAPPPSPAVFATAGSAKLLRYGTENGRAPVVFIPSLINPPQVLDLSEGRSMLRHMAAAGHDAYLVDWGHPSAKDASLGLNHHVTQRLLPMLGSLPRPPILVGYCLGGSLALGAAAVARVAAVATLAAPWQFDGFPDDDRELIASLWHGAKATSERLGYVPMEVLQSGFWAMDPARTIRKYAAFAEMEPGSQAERAFLAVEDWANGGPPLTFAAGRELFETFYGANVTGRSEWRIDGTKIDLAALRCPTFSVRSATDRIVPANAAPDLSDGFTLQLGHVGMIVGSRAAELVWTPLSLWLSTHGG, from the coding sequence ATGAAATCCTCTCCCACACCTGCACATTCCGCATTAGCACAAAGGGTTGCCGCACCGCAACATGGGCCGCGGCCTTTGCCCCTGTTTCTCAGCATTTTGTGGCGTGAAACAGAAGGCAGTCCTGAACTTCGGCGGCTAGCCTTCCAAGGTTTACGCAAATATCAGAACGCAGTGCGTCCAGCACCTCCGCCAAGTCCGGCGGTTTTTGCAACCGCAGGCAGCGCAAAATTGCTGCGCTACGGCACTGAAAACGGGCGCGCGCCGGTGGTTTTCATCCCTTCACTCATTAACCCGCCGCAGGTTCTCGATCTGTCCGAGGGGCGATCCATGCTGCGTCACATGGCCGCAGCAGGACATGATGCATATCTGGTTGATTGGGGGCACCCTTCGGCGAAAGACGCGAGCCTGGGCCTCAACCATCATGTCACGCAGCGGCTCCTGCCGATGCTGGGGTCGCTTCCCCGGCCGCCAATACTGGTGGGCTATTGCCTGGGTGGCAGCCTCGCCCTTGGCGCAGCGGCTGTGGCCAGAGTTGCGGCCGTGGCCACCCTCGCCGCGCCCTGGCAGTTTGACGGTTTTCCCGATGATGACCGCGAGCTTATCGCTTCACTCTGGCACGGCGCGAAGGCGACCAGCGAACGACTGGGCTATGTGCCCATGGAGGTATTGCAATCCGGCTTCTGGGCGATGGACCCCGCCCGGACGATCCGCAAATATGCAGCCTTTGCGGAAATGGAGCCGGGTTCGCAGGCCGAACGCGCGTTTCTGGCGGTCGAGGACTGGGCCAATGGCGGCCCGCCCCTAACCTTTGCGGCCGGCAGGGAATTGTTTGAAACCTTCTACGGCGCCAATGTCACCGGGCGTTCCGAATGGCGTATAGATGGGACAAAGATCGATCTGGCGGCGCTGCGCTGCCCGACATTTTCGGTGCGATCCGCAACGGACCGGATCGTTCCGGCAAATGCCGCGCCCGACCTCTCGGACGGCTTCACCTTGCAACTCGGCCATGTCGGAATGATCGTGGGCAGCCGCGCTGCGGAATTGGTCTGGACGCCCCTGTCTCTTTGGCTTTCAACCCACGGGGGATGA
- the phaR gene encoding polyhydroxyalkanoate synthesis repressor PhaR — MAKTKTANESQTVTIKKYANRRLYNTETSSYITLDLLSQMTREGRDFVVVDAKTGEDITHNVLTQIIMEEEQRGKNMLPVNFLRQLIAMYGDSMQSMVPQYLEASMEAFHKNQMQFQEAMKGAFGGGPLAEIAKRNMQMFEAAASAFGGVPGMPGMPGMPGVSPTQPAAAAASGDDKDDEIADLKAQLAALNAKIDKLS; from the coding sequence ATGGCCAAAACCAAGACCGCCAATGAATCGCAGACGGTCACTATCAAGAAATATGCGAACAGGCGTCTCTATAACACGGAAACGTCGAGTTACATCACGCTTGATCTGCTGTCGCAAATGACCCGCGAGGGACGCGATTTCGTGGTCGTCGACGCCAAGACCGGAGAGGACATTACCCATAATGTCCTGACGCAGATCATCATGGAAGAAGAACAGCGGGGCAAGAATATGCTGCCGGTAAACTTCCTGCGTCAACTGATCGCGATGTATGGCGATTCCATGCAATCCATGGTTCCGCAATATCTGGAAGCGTCGATGGAAGCGTTCCACAAAAACCAGATGCAGTTTCAGGAAGCCATGAAAGGCGCCTTCGGGGGCGGGCCGCTGGCCGAGATCGCCAAGCGCAACATGCAGATGTTCGAAGCGGCAGCCAGCGCCTTTGGCGGAGTGCCAGGGATGCCGGGAATGCCCGGAATGCCGGGCGTATCGCCGACCCAACCGGCAGCGGCCGCAGCATCCGGCGACGACAAGGACGACGAGATTGCCGATTTGAAAGCGCAACTGGCCGCGCTGAACGCCAAGATCGACAAGCTGAGCTGA
- a CDS encoding aminoacyl--tRNA ligase-related protein — MKHALSVTREQDFAAWYQAVVSEADMAEESGVRGSMVIRPWGYGIWERIQKLLDERIKATGHENCYFPLFIPLSYFEKEAEHVDGFAKEMAVVTHHRLIQKDGKLVPDPDAKLEEPLVVRPTSETVIGAAFSRWVQSWRDLPVLINQWANVVRWEMRTRMFLRTAEFLWQEGHTAHATVEEAMEETMKMLEVYRSFAEECVALPVVAGEKPENERFPGAVATYSIEAMMQDGKALQAGTSHFLGTTFSQAQSIKFQNAEGQQELAQTTSWGMSTRMIGGLIMVHGDDDGLRVPPRLAPYQVVVVPMLRDNDEDAAILDYCGEIVAQLNKQDAFREPVRAMLDKRPAKAANKRWGWVKKGAPIVVEVGGRDVAGGNVSVLRRDRLYREDGKLDSQIIAKGDFLDAATGILAEIQQGLFNDAQARLLGNIDKSITSLDALKAYFGASRKPGWALIQWAKPTGPALDKVIEWLKGEKLTLRNVPLDADAADGNCIFTGDKAVERVLVGRSY; from the coding sequence GTGAAGCACGCCCTTTCCGTTACCCGTGAACAGGATTTTGCCGCCTGGTATCAGGCCGTCGTTTCCGAAGCAGACATGGCCGAGGAAAGCGGCGTGCGCGGCAGCATGGTCATCCGGCCCTGGGGCTATGGCATCTGGGAACGCATCCAGAAGCTGCTGGACGAGCGCATCAAGGCGACCGGCCACGAGAACTGCTATTTCCCGCTCTTCATTCCGCTTTCCTACTTCGAGAAGGAAGCTGAGCATGTCGATGGCTTCGCCAAGGAAATGGCGGTCGTCACGCACCATCGCCTGATCCAGAAGGACGGCAAGCTGGTCCCTGATCCAGACGCAAAGCTGGAAGAGCCTCTTGTGGTTCGCCCGACGTCCGAAACGGTGATCGGTGCAGCATTTTCGCGTTGGGTGCAGAGCTGGCGCGACCTGCCCGTGCTGATCAACCAGTGGGCCAATGTCGTTCGCTGGGAAATGCGGACGCGCATGTTCCTGCGCACCGCTGAATTTCTATGGCAGGAAGGGCATACGGCTCACGCCACCGTTGAAGAGGCGATGGAAGAGACGATGAAGATGCTCGAGGTCTATCGCAGTTTCGCCGAGGAATGCGTCGCGCTGCCGGTGGTGGCGGGCGAGAAGCCGGAGAATGAGCGATTCCCGGGCGCCGTCGCGACTTATTCGATCGAAGCGATGATGCAGGACGGCAAGGCGCTTCAGGCCGGAACCTCGCATTTCCTGGGAACGACGTTCAGTCAGGCGCAAAGCATCAAGTTCCAGAATGCCGAGGGTCAACAGGAACTGGCCCAGACGACAAGCTGGGGCATGTCCACGCGGATGATCGGTGGGCTGATCATGGTGCATGGCGACGACGACGGCCTGCGGGTGCCGCCGCGGCTTGCGCCTTATCAGGTCGTCGTCGTGCCGATGCTGCGCGACAATGATGAGGATGCGGCGATCCTGGATTATTGCGGCGAGATCGTCGCCCAGTTGAACAAGCAGGATGCGTTTCGCGAGCCGGTTCGCGCGATGCTGGACAAGCGGCCCGCCAAGGCAGCGAACAAGCGCTGGGGCTGGGTGAAGAAGGGCGCACCAATCGTTGTCGAGGTTGGCGGCCGCGATGTTGCGGGAGGCAATGTGTCCGTCCTGCGCCGCGACCGGCTTTATCGGGAAGATGGAAAGCTCGACAGCCAGATCATCGCGAAGGGAGATTTCCTGGACGCTGCGACGGGCATATTGGCGGAAATCCAGCAGGGGTTGTTCAACGATGCGCAGGCGCGCCTGCTCGGCAATATCGACAAGTCGATCACCTCGCTCGATGCGTTGAAAGCATATTTCGGCGCAAGCAGAAAGCCGGGCTGGGCACTGATACAGTGGGCAAAACCAACCGGTCCCGCGCTTGACAAGGTGATTGAATGGCTCAAGGGCGAGAAGCTGACGCTTCGCAACGTGCCGCTGGATGCCGACGCGGCGGATGGCAACTGCATCTTTACCGGCGACAAGGCTGTCGAGCGGGTGCTGGTTGGGCGTAGCTACTAA
- the hslU gene encoding ATP-dependent protease ATPase subunit HslU: MNDNLTPKAIVSALDAHIIGQADAKRAVAVALRNRWRRQRLSPDLRDEVTPKNILMIGPTGCGKTEISRRLAKLADAPFVKVEATKFTEVGYVGRDVEQIVRDLVEEAVRLEKDRRREAVREAASEAAMARLLDALTGKEASEATRLSFRQRIENDQMNDVEVEVEVADSPSMPMEIPGMGGQVGMINLSDMMSKAFGQTQKKRRKLRVAEAWDKLVEEEQDKRLDQDDVARVAITSAEQNGIVFLDEIDKIAVSDVRGGSVSREGVQRDLLPLIEGTTVSTKYGPLKTDHILFIASGAFHVAKPSDLLPELQGRLPIRVELKALTEDDFVSILSDTKASLVAQYRALLATEGVTIDLTPDGIRAVAKIAAEVNGEIENIGARRLQTVMEKLLEDVSFDAEDRKGETLVIDAAYVEKQLSEVARNTDLSKYVL; the protein is encoded by the coding sequence ATGAACGACAACCTGACACCCAAAGCCATTGTATCCGCGCTGGACGCGCACATCATCGGGCAGGCGGACGCGAAGCGCGCCGTCGCTGTCGCCCTGCGCAACCGCTGGCGCCGTCAGCGCCTGTCGCCCGATTTGCGCGATGAGGTGACCCCGAAGAATATTCTGATGATCGGGCCCACAGGCTGCGGCAAGACCGAAATCAGCCGCCGCCTTGCGAAGCTCGCCGACGCCCCCTTCGTAAAGGTGGAAGCGACCAAGTTCACTGAAGTCGGCTATGTCGGGCGCGACGTTGAGCAGATCGTCCGCGATCTGGTCGAGGAAGCCGTGCGACTGGAGAAGGACCGCCGCCGGGAAGCCGTGCGCGAGGCCGCGTCGGAAGCCGCGATGGCGCGCCTGCTCGACGCGCTCACCGGTAAGGAAGCGAGCGAGGCCACCCGCCTCTCCTTCCGCCAGCGGATCGAAAACGACCAGATGAACGATGTCGAGGTTGAGGTAGAGGTGGCAGACAGCCCTTCGATGCCGATGGAGATCCCCGGCATGGGCGGGCAAGTGGGCATGATCAATCTGTCCGACATGATGTCGAAGGCGTTTGGCCAGACCCAGAAGAAGCGCCGCAAGCTGCGTGTCGCGGAAGCCTGGGACAAGCTGGTCGAAGAAGAGCAGGACAAGCGGCTGGACCAGGACGATGTCGCACGCGTGGCCATCACCAGCGCCGAGCAGAATGGCATAGTTTTCCTGGACGAGATCGACAAGATCGCAGTCAGCGACGTGCGGGGCGGCTCCGTCAGCCGAGAAGGCGTGCAGCGCGACCTTCTGCCATTGATCGAAGGGACTACCGTTTCGACAAAATATGGCCCGCTCAAAACCGACCATATCCTGTTCATCGCGTCCGGCGCATTTCATGTCGCCAAGCCTAGCGACCTGCTGCCGGAACTTCAGGGCCGGCTTCCCATCCGCGTTGAGCTGAAGGCGCTGACGGAGGATGATTTCGTCTCCATCCTATCGGACACCAAGGCCAGTCTTGTTGCGCAATATCGCGCGCTGCTGGCGACCGAAGGGGTTACGATCGACCTGACGCCCGATGGCATCCGCGCCGTGGCCAAGATTGCGGCGGAAGTGAATGGCGAGATCGAGAATATCGGGGCCCGCCGCCTTCAGACGGTCATGGAAAAGCTGCTGGAGGATGTGAGCTTCGATGCCGAGGACCGCAAAGGCGAAACGCTCGTGATCGACGCCGCCTATGTTGAAAAGCAGCTGAGCGAAGTCGCGCGGAATACCGATCTCAGCAAATATGTGCTCTGA